The Gordonia crocea genomic sequence CTCGTGGCCGCCGCAGCTGGACCTGCCCGGCTACCGCCCGGTGGTCAAGCCCCACGGCAAGCAGGTCCGCGAAGCGGCCCGGATGATCCTGGCGTCCACGTCGCCGGTGCTCTACGTCGGCGGTGGCGTGATCAAGGCCAACGCCGCGCCGCAGCTGATGGAGCTCGCCGAGCTGACCGGAATCCCCGTCGTCACCACGCTGATGGCCCGCGGCGCGTTCCCCGACGGGCACCGGCAGCACATCGGCATGCCCGGCATGCACGGCAAGGTCTCGGCCGTCGCCGGCCTGCAGCGCAGCGATCTGCTGATCACCCTGGGAGCACGCTTCGACGACCGGGTGACCGGCCAGTTGGACTCCTTCGCGCCCGACGCCAAGGTCATCCACGCCGATATCGACCCGGCCGAGATCGGAAAGAACCGTCACGCCGACGTGCCGATCGTCGGGGATTGCCAGGCCGTCATCGGCGACCTGATCGAGGCGCTGCGCGCCGAGCTGGCCACCGGGGCGAAGCTGCCCGAGATGACCGAGTGGTGGGCCTACCTCGACAATCTGCGCGACACCTTCCCGCTCAGCTACGACAAGCAGTCCGACGGTTCACTCTCGCCCGAGTTCGTCATCGAGGAGCTGGGCAAGGCCGCCGGGCCGGACGCCGCCTATGTCGCCGGCGTCGGCCAGCACCAGATGTGGGCGGCCCAGTTCATCTCCTACGAGAACCCGCGCACCTGGCTCAATTCGGGTGGGCTGGGCACCATGGGCTACTCGATCCCGGCCGCCATGGGGGCCAAGATGGCCGATCCCGAGCTCGAGGTCTGGGCCATCGACGGCGACGGCTGCTTCCAGATGACCAACCAGGAGCTGGCCACCTGTGCGATCGAGGGCATCCCGATCAAGGTGGCGCTGATCAACAACGGCAACCTGGGCATGGTGCGCCAGTGGCAGACGTTGTTCTACGACCAGCGCTACTCCAGCACCGACCTGGCCACCCACTCGCGCCGGATCCCGGATTTCGTGAAGCTGGCCGAGGCGTTGGGGTGCGTCGCCTTCCGCGTCGAGCGCGAGGAGGACGTCGCCGAGACGATCGCCAAGGCGCGCGAGATCAACGACCGTCCGGTGCTGATCGACTTCATCGTCGGCGCCGATGCGCAGGTGTGGCCGATGGTCGCCGCCGGTACCGGCAACGACGAGATCATGGCGGCCCGCGACATCCGGCCGTTGTTCGACGACGACGAGGCGGCCTCCGAGCCGGCTGTGATCCACGAAGTGATGGCGGCCGGCGAGAGCGCCGACGCGACGGAGGAGGACAAGTGACCACGCATACGCTTTCGGTCTTGGTCGAGGACCGTCCGGGTGTTCTCGCCCGCGTGTCGGGATTGTTCTCCCGGCGCGGCTTCAACATCGCGTCGCTGGCCGTCGGCCCGACCGAGATCAAGGGCATGTCCCGGATGACGATCATGGTCGAGGTGGCAGACTTCCCCCTCGAGCAGGTGACCAAGCAGCTCAACAAGCTGGTCAACGTCATCAAGATCGTCGAGCAGGACCCGACCCAGTCGGTCAGCCGCGAGCTCGTGATGATCAAGGTCCGTGCCGATGCCGCCCAGCGCGGCGAAGTCTTGCAGATCGTCGATCTGTTCCGCGCCCACATCATCGACGTGGCGCCGGAGTCGGTGACCGTCGAGGCGACGGGCACGAATGAAAAACTGGATGCGCTCTTGCGGATGCTGGACCCGTATGGGATCCGCGAGATCGCGCAGTCCGGGGCCGTCACCCTCGGCCGCGGTCCGCGAAGCATGTCCACCAACCGGTAGCGCGTCCGCGCCACCTGAGACAATCGGAACCAACCAATCGGCCGGCGCCGCCGGCCACCACTCCTGAAGGGAACCAACTGTGGCAGTCGAGATGTTCTACGACGACGATGCCGACCTGTCGATCATCCAGGGCCGCAAGGTCGCGGTGATCGGCTACGGCAGCCAGGGGCATGCGCATTCGCTGTCGCTGCGCGACTCGGGCGTCGACGTCGCCATCGGCCTGCGCGAGGGCTCGGCGTCGCGCGCCAAGGCCGAGGAGCAGGGCCTCAAGGTCATGACCGCGGCGGAGGCGGCGGCCTGGGCCGACGTCATCATGCTGCTCGCGCCGGACACCAGCCAGGCCAAGATCTTCACCGAGGACATCGAGCCGAACCTCAAGGACGGCGACGCGCTGTTCTTCGGCCACGGCCTCAACATCCACTTCGAGCTGATCAAGGCCCCGGAGAACGTCACCGTGGCCATGGTCGCGCCGAAGGGCCCGGGCCACCTGGTCCGCCGCCAGTTCGTCGACGGCAAGGGTGTGCCCGCGCTGATCGCCGTGCACCAGGACCCGAAGGGGGAGGGCCAGGCCCTCGCGCTGTCGTACGCCAAGGGCATCGGCGGCACCCGGGCGGGCGTCATCAAGACCACGTTCAAGGAAGAGACCGAGACCGACTTGTTCGGTGAGCAGGCCGTGCTCTGCGGTGGTACCGAGGAACTGGTCAAGACCGGCTTCGAGGTCATGGTCGAGGCCGGGTACGCCCCGGAGATGGCCTACTTCGAGGTTCTCCACGAGCTGAAGCTGATCGTCGACCTCATGTACGAGGGCGGCATCGCGCGGATGAACTACTCGGTCTCCGACACCGCCGAGTTCGGCGGCTACCTCTCCGGCCCGCGCGTCATCGACGCCGGCACCAAGGAGCGGATGAAGGAGATCCTGGCCGACATCCAGTCCGGCGAGTTCACCCGCCGCCTCGTTGCCAACGTCGAGAACGGCAACAAGGAGCTGGAGGAGCTGCGCAAGCAGAACGCCGAGCACCCCATCGAGGTCACCGGTAAGAAGCTGCGCGACCTGATGAGCTGGGTCGACCGCCCGATCACCGAGACCGCCTAGGTCTCAACTCGAGCCCGCTCGACGGAGCCCGCACCGGAATTCCGGTGCGGGCTCCCGCTTTTCGCCGACTGGGCCCTCAGTTCCGTCGACTGGGCCCTCAATTCCGTCGACTGGGCCCTCAATTCCGTCGACTGGGCCCTCGAATCCGTCGACTGGGCCCTGTTTCTCGTCGAGTGGACACCCCAACAAAGACGAACCCCGCACCGAGGTGCGGGGTTCGTGGTGCCGGGCGGTGCTCGGTCAGATGAGGCGGAAGCCGCCGTACTGGGTGCGAGCGATCCGGTTCATGATCGGGCCGATGTTGGTGCCGGTCTCCGGGCCGATGCAGGCGGTGAAGTAGTAGGCGTTGACCATGCCGACGAGCCGGCTGCCGACGGTCACCGGTGCGCCCGAGTCGCCCTCGATGACGCACATCTGGGAGAAGTGCGACTTGTTGTCGGAGGCCCATGCGACGCCACAGGTCTGGCCGGTGGTGCGGCCGGTCTTGCACATGATCGTCGGGAACTGGACCGGGCGCGGGTCGATCTGGGTGATGGTCAAGCCGCGGTTGGTGCGGCGCGGGCCGACGTTGCCGTTGAACTCGATGATGGCCATGTCCAGGTCGGCGGCGGAGTAGGTGATCGTGCCGATCTGGCCGCGGTTCTGGAACACCTCGGAGTAGACCCGCTGGCTGGGCGTTCCGCAGTGTCCGGCGGTGATACCGATCAACTTGTTTCCGTTACGGGAACGGCCGATGGCGGTCAGCGTGCACGCCGCTGCCGACGAGCCGCCCTTGAGGACCAAGATGCCCGACCCGGCGCCCACCGGGACTTGCGGGGCGGCCAACGCTGCGCTGCTCCCCAGTCCGCCGAGCACAAGCGCGGCCATGACCGCAAAAACGGCGGTCAGCTTCCGTGTCATCAAATAACTCCAGTTCGTTGGTCCCGTGACTTGGTATTTCCCCGGCGCCGCCCTTTCAGGCGGCCTGCCCACGATACCCGGGTTTGCCGGTTGGCGGCGGAATCCGTGCGGGTCTGGAGAATCCTACCGTGGCTGCCGGTGCGGATCCGGTCACGGTTCACATTTGCGATAGCGCAGTGCGCGCCGTCACATCCTAGCGGGGTGTGGCCGACCGGGGTGCAACCGGGCAGACGGCGGCCACTAAACTTGTCGGGGTACCGGGCGCCACCTGCCCGGATATCCGATAAACCGAAACCGTTCGTAATCGCCGTCAGGAGACACCCGTGACCGCAGCTGGCCGTCCAGTTGTCCTTATTGCCGACAAGTTGGCCCCTTCGACCGTCGAGGCGCTCGGCGATGAAGTCGAGGTGCGGTGGGTCGACGGCCCGGATCGGCCCAAGCTTCTCGAGGCCGTCGGTGAAGCCGATGCCCTGCTGGTGCGCTCGGCCACGACGGTCGACGCCGAGGTCCTCGCCGCGGCACCCAACCTGAAGATCGTCGCCCGCGCAGGCGTCGGGCTCGACAATGTCGACGTCCCGGCCGCGACCGAGCGCGGGGTGATGGTGGTCAACGCCCCGACGTCGAACATCCACTCCGCGGCCGAGCACGCGATCGCCCTGCTGATGGCCACCGCCCGGCAGGTACCCGCCGCCGACGCCACCCTCAAGGAGCACACCTGGAAGCGCTCGTCGTTCTCCGGTGTCGAGCTCTTCGACAAAACCGTCGGCGTGGTCGGCCTCGGCCGCATCGGCCAGTTGGTCGCCGCGCGACTGGGCGCCTTCGAGACCAAGATCATCGCGTACGACCCCTACGTGTCCGCGGCCCGCGCCGCGCAGCTGGGCATTGAACTCGTCACGCTCGACGAGCTGCTGGAACGGGCGGACTTCATTACCGTCCACCTGCCCAAGACGCCGGAGACGGCCGGACTGATCGGTGCCGACCAGCTGGCCAAGACCCGGAAGGGCGTCATCATCATCAACGCCGCGCGCGGCGGGCTGATCGACGAGCAAGCCCTGGCCGACGCCATCACCTCCGGCCAGGTCCGCGGCGCCGGCCTGGACGTCTTCAACAGCGAGCCGTGCACCGATTCGCCGCTGTTCGAGCTGGATCAGGTTGTCGTGACCCCGCACCTGGGCGCATCGACCGCCGAGGCGCAGGACCGTGCCGGCACCGACGTCGCCAAGAGCGTCCGCCTCGCCCTGGCTGGACAGTTCGTGCCCGACGCGGTGAACATCACCGGCGGCGCCGTCGACGACGAGGTCGCGCCGTGGCTCGAACTCACCCGCAAGCTCGGCGTCATGGTGGGCGCCATCAGCGCCGACGTGCCGGCGACGGTCACCGTCGACGTCCGCGGCGAGCTGGCCGCGAACAGTGTCGACGTCTTGGGCCTCTCTGCTTTGCGCGGGGTGTTCTCGGCGACGACCGATGAGCCGGTCACCTTCGTCAACGCGCCGTCGGTGGCACAGACCCGCGGGGTGACCAGCGAGGTCACCCGCGCGACCGAGAGCCCGAACCACCGCAGCGTCGTCGACGTGCGGGCGGTGTTCCCGGACGGCTCGACCCACAACGTCGCCGGCACCCTGTCGGGCCCGCGCGAGGTGGAGAAGATCGTCAACATCAACGGCCGCAACTTCGACCTGCGCGCCGAGGGCCACAACCTGGTCCTCAGCTACGCCGACAAGCCGGGCTCGCTGGGCAAGATCGCGACCGCCCTGGGCGAGGAGGGCGTGGACATCCAGGCCGCAGCCCTGTCGCAGGACGCGAGCGGGGAAGGCGCGACGGTCATGCTGCGCGTCGATCGCGAGCTGTCCGACGAGCTCGTCGGCAAGATCGGCAAGTCGGTCGAGGCAAACCTGGTCAAGCAGGTGGATCTGTCGTGAAACTCGCGGTCATCCCCGGTGACGGGATCGGTCCCGAGGTCGTCGCCCAGGCGCTGCGGATCCTCGAGAAGCTCGACCCCGACCTGAGCACCACCGAGTACGACTTCGGTGCCCGCCGCTACCACGCGACCGGGGAGCTGCTCACCGACGCGGATCTGGCCTCGCTGCGCGAGCACGACGCCATCCTGCTGGGTGCGATCGGTGACCCGAGCGTGCCGTCGGGAGTGTTGGAGCGCGGCTTCCTGCTGAAGCTGCGGTTCGCCATGGACCACCATGTCAACCTGCGGCCGTCGGTGCTGCTGGCCGGGGTGTCGTCGCCGTTGGCCGGCGCCGGGAGCGGAGCGAGCGGGCCGAATCAACCCGGCGATCCGTCGATCGACTTCGTCGTCGTGCGCGAGGGCACCGAGGGGCCGTACACCGGCAACGGCGGTGCGATCCGGGTCGGGACCCCGCACGAGGTGGCGACCGAGGTGAGCGTCAACACGCGATTCGGCATCGAGCGCGTCGTCCGGGATGCGTTCGCCCGGGCGCAGGCCCGCGGCAAGAAGCTGACCCTGGTGCACAAGACCAACGTGCTCACCTTTGCCGGCTCGATGTGGCAGCGCACCGTCGACGAGGTCGGGGCGGAGTTCCCCGACGTCGTTACTGACTACTGCCACGTCGATGCGGCGATGATCTACCTGGTGACCGATCCGTCGCGGTTTGACGTCATCGTGACCGACAACCTGTTCGGCGACATCGTCACCGACTTGGCGGCCGCGGTCACCGGCGGTATCGGTTTGGCCGCATCGGGCAATATCGATGCCACCGGTGCCAATCCGTCGATGTTCGAGCCGGTGCACGGCAGCGCGCCCGACATCGCCGGCCAGGGCAAGGCGGATCCGACCGCGGCGATCCTCTCGGCGGCGCTGTTGCTGCGCCACCTCGGCCGCGAGGCCGACGCGGTGCGCGTCGAGCAGGCGGTGGCCGCCGACGTCGCCGAGCGCGGCGACGGGCCGGTCAACACCGTCGAGGTGGGCGACCGGATCCTGGCACGCGTCTAACCCGCGCGGCAGACAGCATTCACCAGGCCCGCGGCGGTCGCGGCATCGTCGACGACGACGACTTCGCGGCCGCCGTCGCGCTTGACGAGTAACAGGGCGGTCCCGGAGCGCAGGACGAATCCCTTGCTTCCGCTGAGCCGGCCGCCGATGCCGATGCGGTAGCCGTAGCCGCCGTAGTCGCGCAGGGCGCTGACCTGGACGACTTCGGCGCGCTCGATATCGTTGAGCGAGATGGTGATTCGCGGCCAACCCACGGCGGAGCGGATCGACACCGCGGTCCGGGTGATGGTCACGCGCACCGACCACATCACCGCGACGAGGGCCAGCGTGAAGGCGGCCGCCGCGAGCGGCAGCCAACTGTGGGTCGCCCAGGCGACCGCGCCCAAGGGAAGCATGGCGACCACGGCCAGTGCGGCCACCGGCGCCGAGGACGTTGCGCGCCGGGTCCAGACGAACCTCTCCTCCGGACCCAGCTGCGCCACCGGTTCGTCTCCGTCGACGGCGGGGAGCGCATCGCGCCAGCGGGGGACCAGTCGTGCGGCACCGAGGCCCAGGGCGGCCCCGACTGCGATGGCGACAAGAATCGACCACGGGGTGAAGGTGGCCTTCGTGGCGTCGGCCAGTCCGCGTTGCCCCTCGACCAGCAGGACCATCAGCGTGACGATTCCGCCCGCCATGCCGGTGGCGAAGCCGACGAGCCATTGGGCCGCGGCGCGCGGGAGGTCGGACAGCAACAGTGCGGCCCCGACGCCGGCGCACACCGCGGCGACGATCAACGGCTGGGCGATCACCCACGGTGTCGAGGTGAAACCGTTCGGTCCGGAGGTGCCGAAGTGGGTGGCGATCGGGTCGGGGAGGCCGTGGCGCCAGGACGCGATCAGGATCGAGCCGAGGGTGCCGATGCCGAGGCAGAGGCCGACGACTGTGGTGATCAGGCGGATTCTCGGCATCGTCGTGCGGGTCGGGTCGGCGCTCATGGGGCGCTCCTTTCGGTGAGGGTGGTGATCAGGGCATCGATGCTCACCCCGTGCCGACGCGCGACCTCGAGTAGTCGGTCGATGGCGGTGGTGAGCTCGGCGGTCGTCGGTGCGTTCTGGGCGATGACGGCGCCGCGGCCGCGGCGCAGTTCGATGACGCCTTCGTCGCGCAGGATCTGATACGCGCGCAAGACGGTGTGCATGTTGATGTCGAGCAGTGCGGCGACCTCGCGCGCGGTGGGCAGTCGGTCACCCGGGGCCACCTCGCCGCGGGCGACGGCGCCGCGCACCGACGCCGCCACCTGCTCGTAGAGCGCGGTGCGGTCGGCGGGGTCGATCCGAATCAGCATGTCTTGATTCTATAGTTCTATCTAAAATAGAACAACATCGGGAACGGGTGACGTCGTTTCACTACTCCCTCGTGGATCAGCGGGGGTCGCGGGGGACGAGGGCCAGTCCGATCAGCGGGGGCAGGGCGCACAGGGCATAGGCCCAGGCATAGCCGTGGCCGTCGATGACCGCGGCGATGAGCGGGACCGACGCGGCACTGGCGATGTACTGGCTGGTGTTCTGGATGGCCAGGCCGCGACCGCTCCACGCGGGGCCGGCGTACTCGGCAATCGCGGTGAAGGCCAGACCGTTGTCGGCGACGACCACGATCGACGCCGCGACCATGACAAGCACCGCCACCGGGCTGTTGATCGCGTCGGTGGCGGCCAATGCGGCCATGAGGAGTGTGGCGGCCGCGGCGATGATCCGGATCGGCCGCATCCGCGACCCCCAGGCGTCGGACCAACGCCCCGCGACGATGCGCCCGAGTGCCGCGACGACTTGGGTGGCGGTCACCGCGATCCCGACCTGCAACGGCGGCCAGTGGCGCGCGATGATCAGCCAGGCGGGCACGAAGGTCCACAGCGCCACCTGGGGGATGACCAACAGCACGCTCACGGCGTGGACGCGGACCAAGAAGGACCCGCGCCGGTACGGGTTCGTGCCGCCGGACTCGGTCGGCGAATCCGGATGCGGGGGATCGACGATCCACAGCACGGTTGCCACCAGCGCGACGACGGCGACGACGACGAACACGACGAACCCCGCGGTGGTGCCGAACCGCTGGGCGAGCACGGGGACGGTCAAGCCGGTGACGCCCACGCCCAGCGGCTGGGCCATCTGGCGGATTCCCATCGCGGTGCCGCGCTGGTGCGCAGGGAACCAGCCGACGACGATGCGCCCGCTGGCGCCATTCGTCGACGCGGCAACGGCGCCCGCGGCGAACAGTCCGATCCACAACGCCCACGCCGGCGCGTGCAGCGCGGAGGCGGCCGTCGTCGCCACTGTCGCGGCGACGGTGAGTGACAAAGACAGGACCAGGATGGTGCGCTCACCGACGCGGTCGAGTGCCCAACCCCACAGCAGGGTGGTTGCGACCATGCCGACCATCGGCGCCGAGGCGAGGACCGAGGCGGCCGGCAACGACATCCCGTCCTGGTGCAGCCGGGGGATGAGAAAGGCGACGCCACTGGCGAGGCAGGTGGTGGCCATGGCTGCGAGCAGGGAACTCGCCAGGATGACCCACCGTCGGGTGCTGGTGGCGGTTGCCGGTGATGGGCTGGTCACGCGGGCTCCCCTCTGATGTCGGCGCCGTAACGCGACAGGCTCGTCGGATCGCGAG encodes the following:
- a CDS encoding GntR family transcriptional regulator, which codes for MLIRIDPADRTALYEQVAASVRGAVARGEVAPGDRLPTAREVAALLDINMHTVLRAYQILRDEGVIELRRGRGAVIAQNAPTTAELTTAIDRLLEVARRHGVSIDALITTLTERSAP
- a CDS encoding MFS transporter, translated to MTSPSPATATSTRRWVILASSLLAAMATTCLASGVAFLIPRLHQDGMSLPAASVLASAPMVGMVATTLLWGWALDRVGERTILVLSLSLTVAATVATTAASALHAPAWALWIGLFAAGAVAASTNGASGRIVVGWFPAHQRGTAMGIRQMAQPLGVGVTGLTVPVLAQRFGTTAGFVVFVVVAVVALVATVLWIVDPPHPDSPTESGGTNPYRRGSFLVRVHAVSVLLVIPQVALWTFVPAWLIIARHWPPLQVGIAVTATQVVAALGRIVAGRWSDAWGSRMRPIRIIAAAATLLMAALAATDAINSPVAVLVMVAASIVVVADNGLAFTAIAEYAGPAWSGRGLAIQNTSQYIASAASVPLIAAVIDGHGYAWAYALCALPPLIGLALVPRDPR
- a CDS encoding serine protease, producing MTRKLTAVFAVMAALVLGGLGSSAALAAPQVPVGAGSGILVLKGGSSAAACTLTAIGRSRNGNKLIGITAGHCGTPSQRVYSEVFQNRGQIGTITYSAADLDMAIIEFNGNVGPRRTNRGLTITQIDPRPVQFPTIMCKTGRTTGQTCGVAWASDNKSHFSQMCVIEGDSGAPVTVGSRLVGMVNAYYFTACIGPETGTNIGPIMNRIARTQYGGFRLI
- the ilvN gene encoding acetolactate synthase small subunit, whose amino-acid sequence is MTTHTLSVLVEDRPGVLARVSGLFSRRGFNIASLAVGPTEIKGMSRMTIMVEVADFPLEQVTKQLNKLVNVIKIVEQDPTQSVSRELVMIKVRADAAQRGEVLQIVDLFRAHIIDVAPESVTVEATGTNEKLDALLRMLDPYGIREIAQSGAVTLGRGPRSMSTNR
- the ilvC gene encoding ketol-acid reductoisomerase — protein: MFYDDDADLSIIQGRKVAVIGYGSQGHAHSLSLRDSGVDVAIGLREGSASRAKAEEQGLKVMTAAEAAAWADVIMLLAPDTSQAKIFTEDIEPNLKDGDALFFGHGLNIHFELIKAPENVTVAMVAPKGPGHLVRRQFVDGKGVPALIAVHQDPKGEGQALALSYAKGIGGTRAGVIKTTFKEETETDLFGEQAVLCGGTEELVKTGFEVMVEAGYAPEMAYFEVLHELKLIVDLMYEGGIARMNYSVSDTAEFGGYLSGPRVIDAGTKERMKEILADIQSGEFTRRLVANVENGNKELEELRKQNAEHPIEVTGKKLRDLMSWVDRPITETA
- the serA gene encoding phosphoglycerate dehydrogenase, translated to MTAAGRPVVLIADKLAPSTVEALGDEVEVRWVDGPDRPKLLEAVGEADALLVRSATTVDAEVLAAAPNLKIVARAGVGLDNVDVPAATERGVMVVNAPTSNIHSAAEHAIALLMATARQVPAADATLKEHTWKRSSFSGVELFDKTVGVVGLGRIGQLVAARLGAFETKIIAYDPYVSAARAAQLGIELVTLDELLERADFITVHLPKTPETAGLIGADQLAKTRKGVIIINAARGGLIDEQALADAITSGQVRGAGLDVFNSEPCTDSPLFELDQVVVTPHLGASTAEAQDRAGTDVAKSVRLALAGQFVPDAVNITGGAVDDEVAPWLELTRKLGVMVGAISADVPATVTVDVRGELAANSVDVLGLSALRGVFSATTDEPVTFVNAPSVAQTRGVTSEVTRATESPNHRSVVDVRAVFPDGSTHNVAGTLSGPREVEKIVNINGRNFDLRAEGHNLVLSYADKPGSLGKIATALGEEGVDIQAAALSQDASGEGATVMLRVDRELSDELVGKIGKSVEANLVKQVDLS
- a CDS encoding DUF1648 domain-containing protein: MSADPTRTTMPRIRLITTVVGLCLGIGTLGSILIASWRHGLPDPIATHFGTSGPNGFTSTPWVIAQPLIVAAVCAGVGAALLLSDLPRAAAQWLVGFATGMAGGIVTLMVLLVEGQRGLADATKATFTPWSILVAIAVGAALGLGAARLVPRWRDALPAVDGDEPVAQLGPEERFVWTRRATSSAPVAALAVVAMLPLGAVAWATHSWLPLAAAAFTLALVAVMWSVRVTITRTAVSIRSAVGWPRITISLNDIERAEVVQVSALRDYGGYGYRIGIGGRLSGSKGFVLRSGTALLLVKRDGGREVVVVDDAATAAGLVNAVCRAG
- a CDS encoding acetolactate synthase large subunit; this encodes MSAPTADATGSDSAQTFDTLRTKSPAGGTLRTSPSRTVAPERVSGAQSVVRSLEELGVDVVFGIPGGAILPAYDPLLDSEKVRHVLVRHEQGAGHAATGYAQIAGRAGVMMATSGPGATNLVTPLADAQMDSVPVVAITGQVGRGLIGTDAFQEADISGITMPITKHNFLVSNAADIPKVMAEAFYLAESGRPGAVLVDIPKDILQAQTTFSWPPQLDLPGYRPVVKPHGKQVREAARMILASTSPVLYVGGGVIKANAAPQLMELAELTGIPVVTTLMARGAFPDGHRQHIGMPGMHGKVSAVAGLQRSDLLITLGARFDDRVTGQLDSFAPDAKVIHADIDPAEIGKNRHADVPIVGDCQAVIGDLIEALRAELATGAKLPEMTEWWAYLDNLRDTFPLSYDKQSDGSLSPEFVIEELGKAAGPDAAYVAGVGQHQMWAAQFISYENPRTWLNSGGLGTMGYSIPAAMGAKMADPELEVWAIDGDGCFQMTNQELATCAIEGIPIKVALINNGNLGMVRQWQTLFYDQRYSSTDLATHSRRIPDFVKLAEALGCVAFRVEREEDVAETIAKAREINDRPVLIDFIVGADAQVWPMVAAGTGNDEIMAARDIRPLFDDDEAASEPAVIHEVMAAGESADATEEDK
- a CDS encoding 3-isopropylmalate dehydrogenase, which gives rise to MKLAVIPGDGIGPEVVAQALRILEKLDPDLSTTEYDFGARRYHATGELLTDADLASLREHDAILLGAIGDPSVPSGVLERGFLLKLRFAMDHHVNLRPSVLLAGVSSPLAGAGSGASGPNQPGDPSIDFVVVREGTEGPYTGNGGAIRVGTPHEVATEVSVNTRFGIERVVRDAFARAQARGKKLTLVHKTNVLTFAGSMWQRTVDEVGAEFPDVVTDYCHVDAAMIYLVTDPSRFDVIVTDNLFGDIVTDLAAAVTGGIGLAASGNIDATGANPSMFEPVHGSAPDIAGQGKADPTAAILSAALLLRHLGREADAVRVEQAVAADVAERGDGPVNTVEVGDRILARV